One window of Mailhella massiliensis genomic DNA carries:
- a CDS encoding carbohydrate kinase family protein — protein MIHVSGSLAFDRIMTFPGHFEEHILPEKLHFLNVSFPIDRLEEKMGGTAGNIAYSLSLLKERSAIYGSVGKDFAAYGRRLASMGIDLCGVKVDEDDFTACCYIMTDRSSNQINAFSPSAMKSPVFPEKTPALAEGDWGLVAPGNVDDMVNFPAFYREQGIPYIFDPGQQITVLGGEQLASGLTGAHVLIGNDYEIQRVENMTGLSREELLDRVEFLIITFGGKGSTILHKGAKPYDVPAVTPKTVSDPTGAGDAYRAGLLKGLHSGMGIAFSARLGAVLASFCVEQYGTQLHRFSMEEFQARYEATFGPMPVLK, from the coding sequence ATGATCCACGTTTCCGGTTCTCTCGCCTTCGACCGCATCATGACCTTTCCCGGCCATTTTGAAGAGCATATTCTTCCCGAAAAGCTGCACTTTCTGAACGTATCCTTCCCCATCGACCGCCTTGAGGAAAAAATGGGCGGCACGGCGGGCAACATCGCCTATTCCCTTTCGCTGCTCAAGGAACGCTCCGCCATATACGGCAGCGTAGGCAAGGATTTCGCCGCCTACGGCAGAAGACTCGCCTCCATGGGCATCGACCTTTGCGGCGTGAAGGTCGACGAAGACGATTTCACCGCCTGCTGCTACATCATGACCGACAGAAGCAGCAACCAGATCAACGCCTTTTCTCCCTCGGCCATGAAAAGTCCCGTCTTTCCGGAAAAGACTCCCGCCCTCGCCGAAGGCGACTGGGGCCTCGTGGCCCCCGGCAATGTGGACGACATGGTGAACTTCCCCGCCTTTTACCGGGAGCAGGGCATTCCCTATATTTTCGATCCCGGTCAGCAGATCACCGTTCTCGGCGGGGAGCAGCTTGCCTCCGGTCTCACCGGAGCCCATGTGCTCATCGGCAACGACTATGAAATACAGCGTGTGGAGAATATGACGGGTCTTTCCCGCGAAGAACTGCTCGACCGCGTGGAATTTCTCATCATCACCTTCGGCGGCAAGGGTTCCACCATTCTGCACAAGGGCGCCAAGCCCTACGACGTGCCCGCCGTGACGCCGAAAACCGTTTCCGATCCCACCGGCGCGGGCGACGCCTACCGCGCGGGGCTGCTCAAGGGGCTGCACAGCGGTATGGGCATCGCCTTTTCCGCCCGCCTCGGCGCAGTGCTCGCCAGCTTCTGCGTGGAACAGTACGGCACGCAGCTGCACCGTTTCTCCATGGAAGAATTCCAGGCCCGGTATGAAGCAACCTTCGGCCCCATGCCGGTGCTGAAATAA
- the nth gene encoding endonuclease III: protein MKKKEKAGRALAVLELLKKRYPVPETMLVHENPWELLVATVLAAQCTDARVNTITPELFRRWPGPAELAEATQEELETVIRPTGFYHNKAKNLLGAAKRVTEVFGGEVPHTIAELVTLPGVARKTANVVLWGGFGINEGLAVDTHVKRLSFRLGLTEHTDPVRIEKDLMLLFPREEWGDVNHRLVWFGRDVCDARKPACGECELFSLCPRCGLKKGGD, encoded by the coding sequence ATGAAGAAAAAGGAAAAGGCCGGTCGCGCGCTGGCCGTGCTTGAGCTTTTAAAAAAGCGCTATCCCGTGCCGGAAACCATGCTTGTGCATGAAAATCCGTGGGAACTTCTGGTGGCCACCGTGCTCGCCGCACAGTGCACCGACGCCCGTGTGAACACCATCACGCCGGAGCTTTTCCGTCGCTGGCCCGGCCCCGCAGAGCTGGCGGAGGCCACGCAGGAGGAGCTTGAGACCGTGATACGGCCTACCGGCTTTTACCACAACAAGGCGAAAAATCTTCTCGGCGCGGCAAAACGCGTGACCGAAGTGTTCGGGGGCGAGGTTCCGCACACCATAGCGGAACTCGTCACTCTTCCGGGGGTGGCGCGCAAGACGGCCAACGTGGTGCTCTGGGGTGGTTTCGGCATCAACGAAGGCCTTGCCGTGGATACGCACGTCAAGCGGCTTTCCTTCCGCCTGGGGCTGACGGAACATACCGATCCTGTGCGGATAGAAAAGGATCTCATGCTTCTCTTTCCCCGGGAGGAGTGGGGAGACGTGAATCACCGTCTGGTGTGGTTCGGGCGCGACGTATGCGATGCGCGCAAGCCCGCCTGCGGAGAATGCGAACTTTTTTCCTTGTGTCCGCGCTGCGGATTGAAAAAGGGCGGCGACTGA
- a CDS encoding amino acid ABC transporter permease codes for MPDLCVEFAARRRMKALWRPALLLAFMLALGWWFVDTASEQYRWQWYRVWRFVGVWEDGSFRPGALCEALLVTLRLTLAGLALSLFSGALFAAMRLCSSPVARAVSFLALGALRNTPLLMQLFMVYFVVAPVVGLGPFWAAVISLGLFEGAYVAEIFRAGVMGVPRGQWEAALSLGMPVGLAARLVIVPQAARQILPALVGQLVSLVKDTSLVSAIAVADLTMRTRVIITDTFLSFEMWLLAAAVYLVLTSLVSIPARLLERKEHI; via the coding sequence ATGCCCGATCTCTGCGTCGAGTTTGCCGCAAGGCGGCGTATGAAGGCCCTGTGGAGGCCTGCGCTGCTTCTTGCCTTCATGCTCGCCCTCGGCTGGTGGTTCGTGGATACCGCATCGGAACAGTACCGCTGGCAATGGTATCGCGTGTGGCGCTTTGTGGGCGTGTGGGAGGACGGCTCCTTCCGGCCGGGAGCGCTTTGCGAAGCGCTCCTCGTCACGTTGCGTCTTACGCTGGCGGGCCTTGCGCTTTCCCTTTTTTCGGGCGCGCTTTTCGCGGCCATGCGTCTCTGTTCCTCGCCCGTGGCGAGGGCGGTTTCGTTTCTTGCGCTGGGGGCGCTTCGCAATACGCCGCTGCTCATGCAGCTTTTCATGGTGTATTTCGTGGTTGCGCCGGTTGTCGGGCTGGGGCCTTTCTGGGCTGCGGTGATTTCCCTCGGCCTGTTTGAAGGCGCGTATGTGGCGGAAATATTCCGTGCGGGCGTCATGGGCGTGCCCCGCGGCCAGTGGGAAGCGGCGCTCAGTCTGGGGATGCCCGTGGGCCTTGCGGCGCGACTGGTGATTGTTCCGCAGGCGGCGCGGCAGATTCTGCCCGCGCTGGTCGGTCAGCTGGTCTCTCTCGTCAAGGATACCTCGCTGGTGAGCGCCATTGCCGTGGCCGATCTGACCATGCGTACCCGCGTCATCATTACCGATACCTTTCTCAGCTTTGAAATGTGGCTGCTTGCCGCAGCCGTGTACCTCGTTCTCACCTCGCTGGTCAGTATTCCTGCCCGGCTTCTGGAACGAAAGGAGCATATATGA